The following proteins are encoded in a genomic region of Candidatus Eisenbacteria bacterium:
- a CDS encoding sigma-54-dependent Fis family transcriptional regulator: MTRAEAVVDCRHMTDSMPTPSLVDALQSVLNQVAEPSHVLRVILEQAVARTGAERGLFVEVEETGRLEYSVLHGFAPNQLQGDAGGYSRTLFTRVLERGAAVRLDHITDDPTLAPIESVRVLRAAAILCVPIRAGDRIAALVHLEHRQRGHFTEAHREAIEALAAVAGPVLAALRAGRQVLRERDRLRSEAEDSRRQLAEDWSFGRFVGRSSVVRDLEAVVRRVAASSAPVLLLGESGTGKGLIARILHSQGPRATEPFVTVFCPSLERGMVEAELFGHRRGAFTGATADRAGKLAAAEGGTLFLDEIGELSPELQPKLLRLLQEKTYERVGDAKEMTADVRIIAATNRDLEREVEAGRFRRDLFERLNYVPLEVPPLRQRREDLPLLLRHALDRIEGGRWIEISPEAERALVDLDFAWPGNVRHIEQLAARLALGGASSPVSAADLLARLQPAGTGRAVAGATSSDLSPGLPALLEESERGWLERALELHPGLTRAELATRLKISEASLYKKLKQHGLT; this comes from the coding sequence CCGGGGCGGAGCGGGGTCTCTTCGTCGAGGTCGAGGAGACCGGCCGGCTCGAGTACAGCGTCCTTCACGGGTTCGCGCCGAACCAGCTCCAGGGGGACGCCGGTGGCTACAGCCGAACGCTGTTCACCCGCGTGCTCGAACGTGGCGCTGCCGTGCGGCTCGACCACATCACCGACGATCCGACGCTCGCGCCGATCGAGTCCGTCCGGGTTCTGCGCGCTGCGGCCATTCTCTGCGTCCCGATCCGCGCGGGGGATCGCATCGCAGCGCTGGTCCATCTGGAGCACCGCCAGCGCGGTCACTTCACCGAGGCGCATCGCGAGGCGATCGAGGCGCTGGCCGCCGTCGCGGGACCGGTGCTCGCGGCGTTGCGAGCCGGTCGCCAGGTGCTGCGCGAGCGCGACCGCCTGCGCTCCGAAGCGGAAGACAGTCGCCGGCAGCTGGCCGAGGACTGGTCGTTCGGGCGCTTCGTCGGTCGCTCTTCCGTGGTGCGCGATCTCGAAGCCGTCGTGAGGCGCGTCGCCGCCTCGTCGGCGCCGGTGCTGCTTCTCGGCGAATCCGGAACGGGCAAGGGGCTGATCGCTCGCATCCTCCACTCCCAGGGACCGCGTGCGACGGAACCCTTCGTCACCGTGTTCTGTCCGTCGCTCGAGCGCGGCATGGTCGAGGCGGAGCTGTTCGGCCACCGCCGAGGCGCTTTCACGGGCGCAACCGCGGATCGCGCCGGCAAGCTGGCCGCGGCGGAAGGCGGCACGCTCTTTCTCGATGAGATCGGAGAGCTTTCTCCCGAGCTGCAGCCCAAGCTCCTGCGCCTGCTGCAGGAAAAGACCTACGAGCGCGTCGGCGACGCGAAAGAGATGACTGCCGACGTGCGCATCATCGCGGCGACCAACCGCGACCTCGAACGTGAGGTCGAAGCGGGACGCTTCCGCCGCGACCTGTTCGAGCGCCTCAATTACGTGCCGCTCGAGGTGCCCCCCCTGCGCCAGCGGCGCGAGGACCTCCCGCTCCTGCTGCGCCATGCGCTCGACCGTATCGAGGGCGGACGCTGGATCGAGATCTCGCCCGAGGCCGAGCGCGCGCTCGTCGATCTCGATTTCGCCTGGCCGGGCAACGTGCGTCACATCGAGCAGCTCGCGGCGCGGCTCGCGCTCGGCGGCGCGTCCTCGCCGGTCTCGGCAGCCGATTTGCTCGCGAGGCTCCAGCCCGCGGGAACCGGGCGCGCCGTTGCCGGAGCCACCTCCAGCGACCTCTCGCCTGGGCTGCCCGCGCTGCTCGAAGAGTCCGAGCGCGGCTGGCTCGAGCGTGCGCTCGAGCTCCATCCCGGCCTCACGCGCGCCGAGCTCGCCACGCGGCTCAAGATCAGCGAGGCGTCGCTCTACAAGAAGCTCAAGCAGCACGGGCTGACGTGA